Genomic segment of Pseudobdellovibrionaceae bacterium:
GACATTGGCTTTGACATGCACCTGCAAGATTTTTCTGTAGGCCGCTATCAAGGGACCAACAGAGCCATGACCTATGAGAGCACGATCTCTATTGATGCTGATCCGCAGACTCATGTGATCTCTATGAACGAACCTTTTAAAAAAAATGGACTGACATTTTATCAATCCAGTTTTCAAGAGGATGAAACAGGAAGACCCACTCATTCTGTACTTTCTGTGAATAAAGACCCAGGTCGAAGTTTAAAGTATATAGGCTCTTTGGTGATCTTTTTGGGGATCATCATGCTATTTTGGTTTAAAGATGTTTATTTTAAAAAAAAAGTAGGTGAGAAATGAAAACCGTTTTATTTAAAATGGTCATGACAAGTCTTTTAGTGTTAGGTGCGCAGTCTGTGTTTGCCGCCTCTCCACTGGATGAATTGGCCATTCAAGATAAGGGACGAGTCAAACCTTTGCAGTCTTTTGCTGAAGAGACCTTGCAGTTGATTCATGGAAAGCGAACCATTAAACCCCATGACAGTAAGGATGCAAAACAAGCTAAGGTTAAACGCGAAGCCTCTGAAATCTTACTGACTTTTATGCTAGCCCCAGAACAGTGGATTCAAAATAAGATCATTGTGGTGGACAATTTAAAATTAAAAAAAGCACTGGGGTTTGAACTTGATGAGAAATACTTTTCTTTGCAAGACGTTCTGTCTTCCAAACATTTACAACCTCTGGTGCAAGAGTTAGACAACAAACGAAAAAACGAAGAGACTCTAAATCCTTTCTTTGAAGCCTTACAAAAATTAGAAGCCCAAGTGGGATACATCCGTTACATTCAATCAGGAGAGGCCTTTCGTTTTGTGCCTCCCAAGACAGGTGACACCTGGCTGCATGTTCATGAACTAGAGCCTGAACTGCAAGAGAAGTTTTCAAAAGTGCTTGCGATGTTCATCGAGTACATTTCCAATAAAGTTCAGCAAAACGATCAGGTCGAAAGCAGCCGTGTGGCACTGACGGCAGCAGTTAAGGATTTTAAAACAGCGGCTCGCGCTCATAATCCTGAAGTGTATCCCAAAGAAAAAATCTTAGACTATGAACTGACTTATAATAAATTAAGACCTTTTCGCTTAGCTTGGATTTTTTATTTGGTCGCCTTTTTAGGGATTCTCTTTTCATGGACTCTCAATCAAGAGTGGCTTTATAAAATCAGCTGGGTCTTTTCTTTTATGGGTTTAGGCGTTCATGCTTATGGTTTTGTCTTAAGGACTCTAATTTCGGGAAGAGCACCTGTCAGTAATATGTACGAGACGGTCATTTGGGTGCCACTGGGGGCTATGGTTTTTGGAATGATCATAGAGATGTATTTAAAAAATAAGTTTACGATTTTAAGTGCAAACCTTGCGGCTTTTTTAGGTTTACTTGTGGCGTCTTTGGCTCCTACAATTTTAGATCCTAGTATTCAGCCTTTAGAGGCCGTACTTAGAAGTAACTTCTGGTTGAGCACACATGTGACCACCATCACCATCAGCTATTCGGCCTTCTTTTTGGCTTTTGTTTTGGGTGACATCAATATGGTGTACTTTATTTTAAGTCCAAAAAAATGGGCCAAGAGAATCCGAACCATCAACGATTCGATTTATCGAAGCGTGCAGATTGGAGTGTTGCTTCTTGCTATAGGAATCGTGCTAGGTGGAGTTTG
This window contains:
- the ccsA gene encoding cytochrome c biogenesis protein CcsA, with the protein product MKTVLFKMVMTSLLVLGAQSVFAASPLDELAIQDKGRVKPLQSFAEETLQLIHGKRTIKPHDSKDAKQAKVKREASEILLTFMLAPEQWIQNKIIVVDNLKLKKALGFELDEKYFSLQDVLSSKHLQPLVQELDNKRKNEETLNPFFEALQKLEAQVGYIRYIQSGEAFRFVPPKTGDTWLHVHELEPELQEKFSKVLAMFIEYISNKVQQNDQVESSRVALTAAVKDFKTAARAHNPEVYPKEKILDYELTYNKLRPFRLAWIFYLVAFLGILFSWTLNQEWLYKISWVFSFMGLGVHAYGFVLRTLISGRAPVSNMYETVIWVPLGAMVFGMIIEMYLKNKFTILSANLAAFLGLLVASLAPTILDPSIQPLEAVLRSNFWLSTHVTTITISYSAFFLAFVLGDINMVYFILSPKKWAKRIRTINDSIYRSVQIGVLLLAIGIVLGGVWADYSWGRFWGWDPKETWALIALLGYLAVLHAKLVGWVKQFGMSASAVAAFSLVIMAWYGVNYVLGKGLHSYGFGAGGVEYVSVFILLHFLLVGFAWFIKEKHIKAS